One genomic window of Bacteroidota bacterium includes the following:
- a CDS encoding glycosyltransferase family 4 protein — MDKRLKLLIVGIAWPPETFLERLIHGLLQHGIEITIASSKKPGRDLPPGLTWLKLPSSEAPPPVAAAETLSGAVRALLLSRRDFGKLSSSTTGIAASRFFLPFAGGKWDVIYFPWNSAAVEYLPLFDLGHATVVSCRGAQINIAPHNPERASIRQGLEETFRKAAAIHCVSEAIMHEAMKYGLDARKAHVIRPAVDADFFSPDREGRRTMDSLRVVTTGSLIWRKGFEYALQAVQSAKKAGVAIRFDVIGDGPERQRVVYTIHDLGLHADVRLLGSQNSESVREHLRNADVFLLSSLSEGISNAALEGMSCGLPVVTTECGGMREAVDDGVEGFVVPVRDPEAMADALVKLADDEGLRKRMGGNARARIEQAFSIRDQIGKWLSLLEHARSRVGTERAAA, encoded by the coding sequence ATGGATAAGCGATTGAAATTGCTTATTGTCGGGATTGCGTGGCCGCCCGAGACATTTCTTGAAAGGCTTATTCACGGGTTGCTGCAACACGGCATTGAGATCACGATTGCGAGCAGCAAGAAGCCGGGACGCGACTTGCCACCTGGACTTACGTGGCTGAAGCTTCCATCGTCCGAGGCTCCGCCGCCGGTAGCTGCGGCAGAGACACTGTCCGGGGCTGTCCGCGCATTGCTTTTATCGCGTCGTGATTTCGGCAAGTTGTCTTCTTCAACAACCGGAATCGCTGCGTCACGATTCTTCCTTCCATTCGCAGGTGGAAAGTGGGACGTCATCTACTTCCCGTGGAACTCGGCAGCGGTGGAGTATCTTCCGTTGTTCGATCTCGGACATGCAACTGTCGTGAGTTGTCGCGGAGCGCAGATCAACATAGCTCCCCACAACCCGGAGCGGGCCTCGATACGTCAGGGTCTTGAAGAGACTTTCAGGAAAGCTGCTGCCATACATTGTGTGTCCGAGGCCATCATGCATGAAGCGATGAAGTACGGCCTTGATGCACGCAAAGCTCATGTTATCAGGCCCGCGGTGGATGCTGACTTTTTTTCTCCTGACAGAGAGGGCCGTCGGACGATGGATTCTCTGCGAGTCGTAACAACCGGGTCATTGATTTGGAGGAAAGGATTCGAGTATGCGTTGCAGGCTGTTCAATCGGCAAAGAAGGCAGGGGTTGCGATCCGCTTCGATGTCATCGGCGACGGACCCGAACGACAAAGAGTAGTGTACACAATTCACGATCTTGGACTGCATGCTGATGTCCGGCTGTTGGGGAGTCAGAACAGTGAATCGGTTCGTGAACATCTCAGGAACGCCGATGTATTTCTTCTTTCAAGCCTGAGCGAAGGAATCTCCAACGCAGCACTGGAGGGGATGTCATGCGGGCTGCCCGTCGTGACAACGGAATGCGGCGGCATGCGTGAAGCGGTTGACGACGGAGTTGAAGGGTTCGTTGTGCCGGTACGGGACCCGGAGGCAATGGCAGATGCGTTGGTCAAGCTTGCAGACGATGAGGGCTTGCGGAAGAGGATGGGCGGGAATGCCCGTGCACGGATTGAGCAGGCGTTTTCGATTCGTGATCAGATTGGGAAGTGGTTGAGTCTTCTTGAGCATGCCCGATCACGCGTCGGCACAGAGAGGGCGGCAGCGTGA
- a CDS encoding glycosyltransferase family 4 protein: MSIVLVVQSFPKLSETFIFRKFAGLLRKGWDVHVVCNESDVAEWLHFVEGVHRGDAENVEGKPSASQRSESRRSRVHTGWPHTPHWLAGMLIPFAMIHCLAKNPAGTIRYLRLGWKQSGIGVLKKLYTDRPIICLNPDVVHFEFGALAVGRMHLKELLQCRIVVSFRGYDLNFTGLAAGRNSSFASTGLTGPIQENRVTAAGPILENRVTAVGPIQENRATAVGSMQENRVTVAGPIQENRGTAAGPILENRGTAAGPILENRATAAGPILENRATTAGPILENRVTAAGPIQENRVTAVGPILENRVTGDGAKYYHDVWDKADVIHLLGNDLWRRAQERGCPPAKRHVLIPPAIDPEMFNPGDRSHQGVAGTTERPVRILSVGRLEWKKGYEYALRAVRQLVDRGVSVEYHIVGSGAYLEALTFARYEMGLEQVVHFDGALSPDIVRDKMNWADLLLHAAVSEGFCNAVMEAQAMKLPVVCSDAGGLPENVVDGVTGFVVVRRNPDALAEKIEILARDAGLRQRMGEAGRERVRRFFRIENQIAAFEEMYRQVERLAGVAQFSNPAASGQTEEYVIPGLSRQPSTNEAQ; this comes from the coding sequence ATGAGCATTGTGCTGGTTGTACAGAGTTTTCCGAAGCTGTCGGAGACGTTTATTTTCAGGAAGTTTGCCGGTTTGCTGAGGAAAGGGTGGGATGTTCATGTTGTATGCAATGAGTCGGATGTCGCGGAATGGTTACACTTTGTGGAGGGAGTTCACCGCGGAGACGCGGAGAACGTGGAGGGAAAACCCTCTGCATCTCAGCGGTCAGAATCACGTAGGTCCCGTGTACATACAGGATGGCCTCACACACCTCACTGGCTTGCCGGTATGTTGATTCCCTTCGCGATGATCCACTGTCTCGCAAAGAATCCTGCCGGAACAATCCGTTATCTCCGTCTCGGATGGAAGCAGTCGGGCATCGGCGTTCTTAAGAAACTCTACACGGATCGTCCGATTATTTGTCTGAACCCCGATGTCGTGCACTTCGAGTTCGGCGCGTTGGCTGTCGGGCGCATGCATCTCAAGGAGTTGCTGCAGTGCCGGATTGTGGTGAGCTTCAGGGGGTACGATTTGAATTTTACAGGACTTGCCGCAGGGCGAAACTCCAGTTTCGCTTCCACAGGTTTGACAGGACCGATTCAGGAGAATCGGGTTACGGCTGCCGGGCCGATTCTGGAGAATCGGGTTACGGCTGTAGGGCCGATTCAGGAGAATCGGGCTACGGCTGTAGGGTCGATGCAGGAGAATCGGGTTACGGTTGCCGGACCGATTCAGGAGAATCGGGGTACGGCTGCCGGACCGATTCTGGAGAATCGGGGTACGGCTGCTGGGCCGATTCTGGAGAATCGTGCCACGGCTGCTGGGCCGATTCTGGAGAATCGTGCTACGACTGCCGGACCGATTCTGGAGAATCGGGTTACGGCTGCTGGGCCGATTCAGGAGAATCGGGTTACGGCTGTAGGGCCGATTCTGGAGAATCGGGTTACGGGCGATGGTGCTAAATATTATCACGACGTGTGGGATAAGGCGGATGTCATTCATCTGCTCGGAAACGACCTGTGGCGGCGGGCGCAGGAGCGAGGGTGCCCGCCGGCAAAACGCCACGTTCTGATTCCTCCGGCAATTGATCCCGAGATGTTCAATCCGGGTGATCGAAGTCATCAGGGTGTTGCAGGTACCACCGAACGACCTGTCCGGATTCTGAGTGTCGGACGTCTTGAGTGGAAGAAGGGATACGAGTATGCGCTGCGTGCCGTCCGGCAATTGGTTGACAGGGGCGTTTCTGTAGAGTACCACATAGTCGGCAGCGGGGCATATTTAGAAGCCCTGACTTTTGCCCGCTACGAAATGGGACTTGAGCAAGTTGTGCATTTCGACGGTGCCCTGTCACCTGATATCGTGCGCGACAAAATGAATTGGGCTGACCTGTTGCTTCACGCCGCAGTGTCTGAAGGGTTCTGTAACGCAGTGATGGAAGCACAAGCGATGAAGTTGCCTGTGGTGTGTTCGGACGCGGGTGGGTTACCGGAAAACGTTGTGGACGGGGTAACGGGGTTTGTTGTTGTTAGACGTAACCCGGATGCGCTTGCAGAAAAGATCGAAATCCTCGCCCGCGATGCGGGGTTGCGGCAACGGATGGGGGAGGCAGGGCGTGAGCGTGTTCGACGATTTTTCCGGATTGAGAATCAGATAGCAGCGTTTGAAGAGATGTACCGCCAAGTAGAGCGACTTGCCGGAGTCGCTCAATTCAGCAACCCGGCCGCCTCAGGCCAGACAGAGGAGTATGTTATTCCCGGGCTGTCCCGCCAACCAAGTACAAACGAGGCGCAGTGA
- a CDS encoding DUF559 domain-containing protein — MKRQRLRYNPKLTEKARALRNESTLAEVLLWNQLKRKQMRGYDFHRQKPIDRYIVDFFCQKLMLAIEIDGTSHMFRGERDAKRQERLESLGVHFLRVDDLDVKFRMDDVLKMIEQWIDGHTKK, encoded by the coding sequence ATGAAACGACAGCGACTTCGTTACAACCCAAAACTGACGGAGAAGGCGCGAGCGCTTCGCAATGAAAGCACTCTCGCTGAAGTGCTGCTGTGGAATCAGTTGAAACGCAAACAGATGCGCGGCTATGATTTTCATCGTCAAAAACCGATTGACCGGTACATAGTGGATTTTTTCTGCCAGAAATTGATGCTTGCGATAGAAATCGACGGAACAAGTCATATGTTCCGGGGGGAGCGTGATGCGAAGAGGCAAGAACGGCTGGAATCGTTGGGTGTGCATTTTCTGAGGGTTGATGATCTGGATGTGAAATTCCGGATGGATGATGTGTTGAAGATGATTGAACAATGGATTGATGGACACACAAAGAAGTGA